One segment of Bacteroides caecimuris DNA contains the following:
- a CDS encoding DUF3872 domain-containing protein — protein sequence MNILNNRNKRTSIFKAVALCLIAAMSFTLVSCDDDMDIQQSYPFTVEVMPVPNKVVKGQTVEIRCELKKEGDFSGTLYTIRYFQFEGEGSLKMDNGITFLPNDRYLLENEKFRLYYTAAGDEAHNFIVVVEDNFSNSYELEFDFNNRNVKDDDLTIVPIGNFSPLLK from the coding sequence ATGAACATACTGAACAACAGAAACAAGAGAACATCAATATTCAAGGCAGTGGCGTTATGCCTGATAGCCGCCATGTCATTCACCCTCGTGTCATGTGACGATGACATGGACATCCAGCAGTCCTATCCCTTCACGGTGGAGGTCATGCCCGTGCCGAACAAGGTAGTAAAGGGGCAGACAGTGGAAATCCGCTGTGAACTGAAAAAGGAGGGCGACTTTTCGGGTACGCTCTATACCATCCGCTATTTCCAGTTCGAGGGGGAAGGCTCGCTCAAAATGGATAACGGCATCACCTTCCTGCCTAACGACCGCTACCTGCTGGAGAACGAAAAATTCCGCCTGTACTACACGGCGGCGGGTGATGAGGCGCATAATTTCATCGTGGTGGTGGAGGATAACTTTAGCAACTCCTACGAACTGGAATTTGACTTCAACAACAGGAATGTAAAGGACGACGATCTTACCATCGTTCCCATCGGCAACTTCAGCCCCTTGTTGAAATGA
- a CDS encoding glycoside hydrolase family protein: protein MMRVFMTMLCSLLTVCSVSAQISRQEGTDGQAAIYRLPLMERAFLCCRYFEGWHSEKHYPYVGWGHKLLPNEKYSARTMTKRDADELLRKDLRKFVAMFRKFGVDSILLGTLAYNVGPAKLLGSKTIPKSTLIKKLEAGDRNIYREYIAFCNYKGKRHAMLLKRRKAEFALLYIP, encoded by the coding sequence ATGATGCGTGTATTCATGACAATGCTCTGTTCACTTCTGACGGTCTGTTCTGTGTCCGCGCAGATCAGCCGCCAAGAGGGAACGGACGGGCAGGCGGCAATCTACCGACTGCCGCTTATGGAACGTGCTTTTTTATGCTGCCGCTACTTTGAAGGCTGGCACTCAGAAAAACACTACCCATACGTCGGTTGGGGTCACAAACTTTTGCCAAACGAGAAGTATTCGGCACGAACCATGACAAAACGGGATGCGGATGAACTTTTGCGGAAAGACCTGCGCAAATTTGTCGCCATGTTCCGTAAATTCGGGGTTGATTCGATTTTGCTTGGCACGTTAGCTTACAATGTGGGACCGGCGAAGCTGTTAGGCAGCAAAACAATCCCCAAAAGCACCTTAATCAAGAAGCTGGAAGCTGGTGACAGGAACATCTACCGTGAGTATATAGCCTTCTGCAACTACAAAGGAAAACGCCACGCCATGCTGCTCAAACGGAGAAAGGCGGAGTTTGCGCTGTTGTATATCCCATAA
- a CDS encoding DUF6956 domain-containing protein, whose product MNTTYQTLIVKFSEPITALDGIFDDTGAWGTDTLKGWIDDYESTRFTATDSHTAVITSEYNMECVKEWLQRQTPISEMREF is encoded by the coding sequence ATGAACACGACCTATCAAACGCTGATAGTCAAGTTCAGCGAACCTATCACGGCATTGGACGGTATCTTTGACGATACCGGAGCGTGGGGAACGGACACCCTCAAGGGGTGGATAGATGATTACGAAAGCACACGTTTCACCGCCACCGACAGCCATACGGCAGTCATCACGAGCGAGTACAATATGGAATGTGTGAAAGAGTGGCTACAACGGCAGACCCCCATTTCCGAAATGCGAGAATTTTGA
- a CDS encoding DUF3873 domain-containing protein: MTTRMTINGVSTCAEAGTEKYERFQSGIGRRRRTLVQYDYRHPIDRELFSCVKPTLDECRAARDKWLNAKKGKEDRL, encoded by the coding sequence GGAGTAAGCACCTGCGCGGAAGCAGGTACGGAGAAATACGAGCGTTTCCAATCGGGTATCGGAAGACGCAGGCGGACACTTGTGCAGTACGACTACCGCCACCCCATAGACAGAGAATTGTTCTCTTGTGTCAAACCCACGTTGGACGAGTGCCGAGCCGCACGGGACAAGTGGCTGAACGCAAAGAAGGGAAAGGAGGACAGACTATGA